The Cyanobium sp. ATX 6F1 genome includes a region encoding these proteins:
- a CDS encoding 4-hydroxybenzoate polyprenyltransferase has translation MASAGSGSLLRGWFELLRWHKPSGRLILLIPAGWSLWLVPQAPPMAPLVGWIVLGGLAVSGAGCVANDLWDRHIDPQVERTRERPLASGRVSVASALVLLALCLLLALAVVLALPAASRGLCLLLALLALPPVLLYPSAKRWFPLPQLVLALCWGFAVLIPWAAATGSLAGGWPLALVWLATLAWTFGFDTVYAMADRRDDAALGLRSSALTLGERAPLAVALSYGLTAAALGIAAALQGVGAIFWPLWVLAALAMQREARRLDGGHFGRQVRLGALLLLALVLGQVP, from the coding sequence ATGGCCAGCGCAGGCAGCGGTTCGTTATTGCGGGGCTGGTTCGAACTGCTGCGCTGGCACAAACCCAGCGGCCGGCTGATCCTGTTGATCCCGGCGGGCTGGTCGTTGTGGCTCGTGCCCCAGGCGCCGCCAATGGCGCCCCTGGTGGGCTGGATCGTGCTCGGTGGCCTGGCGGTGAGCGGTGCGGGCTGCGTCGCCAACGACCTCTGGGACCGCCACATCGATCCCCAGGTGGAGCGCACCCGCGAGCGGCCCCTGGCCAGTGGCCGGGTGAGTGTCGCCAGTGCTCTGGTGCTGCTGGCGCTCTGCCTGCTGCTGGCCCTGGCGGTGGTGCTAGCCCTGCCAGCGGCCAGCCGGGGGCTCTGCCTGCTGCTGGCCCTGCTCGCCCTGCCACCGGTGCTGCTCTACCCCTCGGCGAAACGCTGGTTCCCCCTGCCGCAGCTTGTGCTGGCCCTGTGCTGGGGCTTCGCCGTGCTGATCCCCTGGGCCGCCGCCACCGGATCGCTCGCAGGCGGCTGGCCCCTGGCCCTGGTGTGGCTGGCCACCCTGGCCTGGACCTTCGGCTTCGACACCGTCTACGCCATGGCCGACCGCCGCGATGACGCCGCCCTGGGCCTGCGCAGCAGCGCCCTCACCCTGGGGGAGCGCGCGCCCCTGGCGGTCGCCCTCAGCTATGGCCTCACAGCCGCAGCGCTGGGGATCGCCGCGGCCCTGCAGGGGGTGGGGGCGATCTTCTGGCCCCTCTGGGTCCTGGCCGCGTTGGCGATGCAGCGGGAGGCCAGGCGGCTCGATGGCGGCCACTTCGGCCGCCAGGTGCGTCTTGGCGCCCTGTTGCTGCTGGCCCTGGTGCTGGGACAGGTGCCTTGA